CCTGCATGGCGATCGTCGTGTCGTTCTGGCGATAGGGGAATTTGACGTCGATCGGGCCCGCCGTGTTCAACAGGGTGGCGGCAAGACGCTGGGGCGCGAAGATGTCGGCCAAACTCTGCAGGATGCCGCTCTCGAAGCGTCCATGAGACTCCTGAGTGTCATGGACGCTGATTGCGAGCCGAAGGTTCGCACCCTCGTGGTTGTTCAGGACGAAGCCTTCTCAAAGTCGGCCCTGGGTCCTAGATTGGCTCAGCCAGCAGATTTTGAGTCCATGTCGAAGCGTCTCCTGAACGACCACCTGTCGCATCTTCTTTCCCAAGCCAATCGACAGATGATGCGTCGGCTGGCAGCCGAAGGCGTTCCCGTCGATCAGTGGCGCGTGATGAAAGCCTTGTCGGAGCGGCAGGGCCTGACGATGGGCGCGATCGCGGAAGAGTTGGGGTTGAACGCGCCGACGGCAACGAAGCTGATCGATCGCATGGTGCAGGATGCGCTGGTCTATCGCGCGCCCGATCCGGCGGATCGGCGCCGCATCCTCGTCTTCCTGTCCGCCAAGGGCACGAGCCTTCTCGACACGCAAAGCCGACAGGTCAGCGAGCACGAGACCTGGGTCGAGGAGACCTATGGCAACGACGACGCGAAGCGACTGAAGGAAATGCTGGAAAGCTTCCTTCAAAGGCTGTCCTGACGGCTCCGTCGTTCGATCGACAAAATCAGCCCGCTTCGCCGCCGTTCCGCCCTGAACCCAGGACCTCCGCCGCCCGCTCGGCGACGAGGATCACCGTGGCGTTGAGATTGGCGGAAATCATTCGGGGAAATACGGAAGCGTCGGCGACGTGAAGCCCATCCAGCCCTCGCACGGCGAAGGTTCGGGGATCGACCACGGCCTCTTCGTCCGTTCCCATCCGGCACGTGCTCGACGGGTGGTAGAGCGAGGTGCAATGGCCGCGCACATGCCAGGCGATCTCCGCGTCCGTGCGGCATTCGGCGGACGGGGTAAGTTCGCGATCGATCACATCTTTCAGCGGGGACGTGG
This region of Aureimonas sp. AU20 genomic DNA includes:
- a CDS encoding MarR family winged helix-turn-helix transcriptional regulator, with translation MSKRLLNDHLSHLLSQANRQMMRRLAAEGVPVDQWRVMKALSERQGLTMGAIAEELGLNAPTATKLIDRMVQDALVYRAPDPADRRRILVFLSAKGTSLLDTQSRQVSEHETWVEETYGNDDAKRLKEMLESFLQRLS